The following are encoded together in the Meriones unguiculatus strain TT.TT164.6M chromosome 16, Bangor_MerUng_6.1, whole genome shotgun sequence genome:
- the Mrpl14 gene encoding large ribosomal subunit protein uL14m has product MAILTGLLGPLAHVSRAFSQRYFSTSGNLGAIQKMTRVRVVDNSALGTTPYHRPPRCIQVYNKSGVGKVGDQILLAIRGQKKRALIVGHRMPGPPMTPKFDSNNVVLIEDNGNPVGTRIKIPIPSSLRKKEGEYSKVLAIAQNFV; this is encoded by the exons ATGGCTATCCTCACTGGCCTCTTGGGCCCCTTGGCCCATGTCAGCAGAGCATTCAGCCAGCGCTACTTCAG cACCTCTGGGAACCTTGGCGCGATCCAGAAGATGACTCGGGTGCGCGTGGTGGACAATAGCGCCCTGGGGACCACCCCGTACCATCGGCCTCCTCGGTGCATCCAAGTCTATAACAAAAGTGGGGTGGGCAAGGTGGGCGACCAGATCCTGCTGGCCATCAGGGGCCAGAAGAAGAGAGCACTCATTGTGGGGCACCGCATGCCTGGCCCCCCAATGACCCCCAAGTTTGACTCCAACAATGTGGTCCTCATTGAGGACAACGGGAACCCTGTGGGGACTCGAATTAAAATACCTATCCCAAGCAGCCTTCgcaagaaagaaggagagtaTTCCAAGGTATTGGCCATTGCTCAGAACTTTGTGTGA